A window of Vibrio gazogenes genomic DNA:
TGGTCAGAACTTTCTTTGCCTGTCCCTTACACCCTGAGTCGTCTGTCCCTTTAGTGCTTCTTTCCAAGTGTCTGTCCTTTCAAGCTTTTCGAGCGAGTCAACATCCTTTTAATCCATATCATTTTGCCCGCAAGACAGACTAGGTATGTCTTTTGCTTCTGAATTGTCTATAGTAGCGTATGAATCAATCATATACAGCATAAGGAAAGTTCTGCCATGTTTAGGTCTCTTTTAATTGTGTTTGTGATGATCGGAATGATGAGTTGCAGTGGTGGGGACTGGCGTACCGCAAGTCGTGAACCCGCAGGCATAGCCCCAGAGCCGGAGCAAGAGAAAGGTGCCGTGATTGAAGTGTATGCCGCCGATGCGTTCGGCTGGCGCGGTTGGTTTGCCGTACACACTTGGATTGCACTGAAACCGGAAAATGCGCCTGTATATACGGTTTACGAAGTGATCGGTTGGCGACTCAAACAAGGGCGTTCGGTTCTGACCGAATATCAAACCAAACATCCGGATCGCTACTGGTATGGAGCCAAACCAGAAAAAGTGTTGTCTATCCAAGGTAAAAAAGCGAGCCAGTTGATCCCTGAAATTGCGGCTGCCATTGAATTTTACCCGTGGGCAGATGAATACACGCTCTTCCCCGGACCGAACAGTAATACATTTCCGGCATGGGTTGGCTTACAGGTACCCGCTCTGGGATTGAAAATGCCTTTCCGAGCCATCGGGAGCGGCTACGCAAATTAACTGAACGATAAGTTTGTTTATCCGCAGATGCAGCCCTGTTTTCGTTTAGCTGTGATCGATGTCCAATGATCACGGCTGACAGTCCATCCATATTCACACTTGTGCGTATCCCTGAAATGAAATAGCATACGTAAAAACAGACTAACTGTGTGGTCATTGTATATTTCATGAATAATTTCATATAGATATTATCATGCTGATGAATTATCCAGTGAAGCGATAGATTTGATTTCGTTCATTTCAATTAAAAATTATCACCGATACTCATCTCAAAAATACACCAAAATGCGAGCATACTTTCAATGATTCAGTCATACTGAGTCATTGAAAGTATGGGGAGTGCATCAGGACGATCACACTGTTTACGAGCTGGATATCAGAAGCTCTGATAAATCAGGAATACTGGTTATCAGAAACAATGGAGAATCATCATGGTGAATATTATGATCGATGGATCAACGTATACAGTCGATCCGAATCAAACACTACTCAATGCAACAAGAACCTGTGGTGTTCCTCTGCCTTCACTCTGTGATACCGATGCTGCTGACAGTATTCATCAACACTGTAAACTCTGCGAAGTTGACATTCTCGGTACAGGTATCGTCCCTGCCTGTCAGCAAATGCCAGTAGAAGGCATGGTGGTAACCACGACGTCCAATCACCTTTCAGAACGCAGAAAAAAACACCTTCAGGACATTCTTTCTCAACCGAATATCATCTGTAGTGAACCGCCTTGTCAAACCGCCTGCCCCGCCCATGTCGATATTCAGCAATATCTGGCATTCATCGCACAGGGTAACTATCAGCAAGCGATTGCCGTCATCAAAAAAACACTACCCATGCCACTGTCAATTGGCCGGGTCTGTCCGGCTTTCTGTGAATCCGGATGTCAGCGTCAACAATTAGATGAGCCACTGGCAATCCGTCAGTTAAAACGCCACGCAGCCGATCATGATCTGGCCGCGTTTCAGTCTTATCTGCCAGAAAGAAAAGCGGAAAAACATAAAAAAGTAGTGATTGTCGGTGCCGGACCGGGAGGGCTCAGTTGCGGTTATTTCCTCACGAACGAAGGTTATGATGTCACAATCTTGGAAGCGATGCCCCAAGCTGGTGGATGGCTTCGCTATGGTATTCCCGAATACCGGCTGCCGAAAGCAATTCTTGACCAAGAAATTGAATTGATGTGTCGTCATGGCATGACAATCAAAACCAATCAGCGACTCGGTAAAGACTTCTTACTCTCGTCACTGAGCGATGACTATGATGCAGTTTGTCTGGCCATCGGCGCATCGCAAGCCAGCGGTATGGCTTACCCCGGCAGTGACCTCGATGGCTGTTATCTCGGTGTGGATTTCCTGAAAGATCACATGCTCGATCAACGGTGTACCGTCGGTCAGAACGTTGCTGTCATTGGTGGCGGCAATACGGCTATTGACTGCGCCCGGACCGCTTTGCGCCTCGGGGCACAGGCAACGATTATTTACCGTCGCTCCCGAGAAGAAATGCCGGCCGAAGATTATGAAATTGAAGAAGCAGAACATGAAGGTGTTCAATTTTATTTCCTGACCAATCCTGCCGAGAATATCGCAGATCAACATGGCCGGGTTTGTCAGGTCAAACTGGAAAAAATGGCCTTAGGCGAACCTGATGCCTCCGGACGCAGACGCCCTCAACCGACCGGTGAGTACATCACGGAATCCTTCGACACCGTTATTTCAGCAATTTCACAGCAAACGGATGTCAGTTTTCTCGATGATGACGACATCACACTGCCACTCAGCCGATATCAGACCATTGATGTGAATGAAGACAATATGTTCTCTGGTTCACGCAATATTTTTGCAATCGGTGATTTTCGCCGAGGCCCGGCGACCGCTGTCGAAGCCGTCGCAGATGGTCGCAAAGCGGCATACGGTATTGACTGCTTTCTCGGCGGTGATATGGAAAAGCTATACACCGAGTCCTTCCGGGAAAGAAACATCACCAGAAGTCACCTGATTCGGCCTGAACATATTAAGAAACTCAAAAACGAACTCCGTTCAATCGTGCAGGGTGATACTCAGGAACAACGGGATCAGGCGCTGGCACAGGCAATGCAACACATTCTGAGAGCCAAAATGCCGGAACTGACATTAGCAGAGCGTCAGCATAACTTTAAAGAAGTCGAAACAGGCTTCACGGATCAGGTCGCCATGAACGAAGCCCGGCGCTGTTTAAGTTGTGGCTGTCCGGATGGGAATGATTGTAAACTCCGCCACTATGCGACCGAGTATCATGTCGATAAGTCTTTATTGCCGCATTCGGATTGTGCTTAAAGTAACTAGGGTACTTAAAGTAACGGTGCTGAAATACACGACCAAAATACAACAGGGGCAGATATCATCTGCCCCTGTTCAGTTTCAAGCAATCAACATCACCACACTTGGATCATAGAATGACGATTATTGGATCAATAAGGGTTGATTCTGCGTCGGAACCAGCACCACCGCCACCATTTTCGATGTGGGTGTATCACTCCAGTCCCCTTTACTGTCAAGTGGAATCAATGCATTCGCTTCCGGAAAATATGCAGCCACATTTCCCTGCGGGATTTGATACGGGACAACTTTAAAGTTATAGATCTTCCGTTGAACATCATCTGTCCAAATCGTCTCAATATCGACCCGCTCTTCCGGTTTTAATCCCAGTAATTCTATATCTTTCGGATTCAGGAAAATCACCTGCCGCTCTCCCCGAACTCCTCGATAACGATCATCATACCCATACACTGTCGTATTGTACTGATCGTGTGAGCGCATCGTCTGAAGAATAAAGACGGGTTTATCCGTCATACTTTGCGGGTCAAACGACAATATATGCTGCGGTAGTCGATTGGCAGTAATCTCCGCTTTTCCCGAAACGGTTTTCCAGTTCAGCTCTCTGGCACTATTTCCCAAGTAAAACCCGCCCGGTATATCGAGGCGCTGATTGAAATTGTCAAAGCCGGGAATTGTTTGCTCAATCAAATCACGGATACGATCATAGTTATCCGCCAGAGATTGCCAGTCGACGGGGTTATATGCCCCCAGCGTTGCTTTGGCGATACCAACGATAATGGCGACTTCGGAACGAATCGACTCCTCACTCATGTCCACACGCCCCGATGAAGCATGAACCATGGAGAACGAATCCTCGACCGTCACCCGCTGTTCACCACTGGCCTGCATATCAATATCGGTTCGACCTAGGCACGGTAAAATCAGCGACGCTTTACCGGGATTCACATGACTTCGGTTTAGCTTCGTCGCAATGTGGACAGTCAATTCACATTGACCCATCGCCTGTGCAACCCGGGCTGTATCCGGTGCAGCCGCAACCAAATTGCCTCCCAAACCGATAAACACTTTACTGTCACCACGCGCCATCGCTTGTAATGCATGATGAACATTATGTCCATGCGCTTGTGGCGGGTGAAACCCGAATACTTTCTCGATATTATTTAACAACGCTTGCGGCGGATGGTCATTGATACCAACGGTCCGATCCCCCTGCACATTCGAATGTCCACGAACCGGACACAATCCCGCGCCCGGCTTGCCTATTTGACCGAACAGCAACTGCAAATTGACAAGCTCTTCGATAATTGCAACCGAATGTTTATGCTGAGTAATTCCCATCGCCCAGGTCACAATCCGTCGTTCCGCATGAAGATAAATATCGGCAACTTGAATGATTTCATCCTGAGTCAGACCCGATTGCTGAATAATCGCCGCCCAAGGCGTGGCTTCAACCTGTTCAAGGTATGCAGATAACCCTTGCGTATGCTGCTCTATAAACGCTAAATCAAAAACCGACTCACCACGTTGTACGGCTGCCTGATGATACCCCAGCAGCACCTTGACGATGCCGCGGACGACAGCCATATCGCCCCCCAATTTCGGCATGAAATAGTGGCTGGTTGTCGGTGTCGAACTATTACTGATCATTTCGAGCGAGTGTTGCGGATTGGTAAAACGCTCTAACCCTCGCTCTTTCAGATTGTTGAAAGCAACGACTTTGGCGCCGCGTCGGTAGGCATCACTCAATGTTTCAAGCATCCGGGGATGGTTTGTTCCCGGGTTTTGTCCGAATAAGAAAATTGCATCCGCTTTTCCAAAATCATCGATGGTCACCGTACCTTTACCAATACCAATACTTTTCCCCAGCGCATAACTGGTTGCTTCATGACACATATTGGAACAATCAGGAAAGTTATTGGTGCCAAAGCGGCGAACCAATAGTTGATAAACAAAAGCGGCCTCATTACTGGTTCGTCCTGATGTATAAAATTCAGCCTGATTGGGGTCATTAAGCAAATTTAGATAACTGGCGATCATCTCGTAGGCATCGTCCCAACAGATCGGCTCGTAGTGATCCGTTTCTGGGTTATAACTCATCGGCTCGCTAAGACGCCCCTGATATTCGAGAAAATAGTCCGTCTGTTTGTTCAACCATTCTACAGAATATTGTGCAAAAAACTCCCGGCCGACTCGGCGAGATGTCGCTTCCCAGTTGACGGCTTTTGCGCCGTTTTCACAAAAACGAAAACGTCCCGGTACACCTTTCTCTCCCCAGGCACATCCCGGACAGTCAAACCCGTGATCTTGGTTGGTACTCAGTAAATTGGATATATTCTTTGCTACATTCTCACTTTTGAACAAATGCTGAGTCGTCGCTTTTAAAGCACCCCACCCACCGGCAGAACCTGAATATTTTTTATAACTCATTTGCTTCTCTTCTTATTCTTGATGTTCAGAAAACATCCGCCAATGCAATGCCATCATACGAATCATCCATCCGTATCCGGTCAGTCAATCAGGCATCTATCCCATCACACAAGTCATCAATAAAGACGAGATAGATAAAAATATCGATTCTCTTATTAACAAACCAACGAACACGCACCGAGAATATCTAAATGATAACAGTCTCAAAAACCGCCAAATGACTAAAAACGACAAATGTCAGCTTAGTTTCACCGGAAGCGATGCAGATATTTTTAGGGAGTCAGATTCATGTTGATAAGAAAAGCCTGATTTGAATACATCAAAAATACTCCTTAGCAATGACCAGGGTCAATAAACAGCAGTTCATCGCCATTTTTTATCAAATACTCATTTTGCTACATTTCATGCTAGTTGTTGAATATTGATTGACGTTTTATGCGATTTCACGACAAGCTCGCCAATAAAGCCAAAAATAGAATCATATTTTCCATAAATGGTATATGAGTAAGCATAAATCACTGGGTGTTGTTTTCAATGCCAAAATAAATAAGCACTTATGCGCATATCAATATTTCTATTTACGAACAGAAAATTCGGATGACCAATCCGGATGATCATGTCATTTATTTATATCTGTGACGTGAACATTGCCGATACTCTCTGTAGAATAATGCGATTATCCATAGGAAAATCATGAATCACCCAATCATTGAACAAATTAAACAAGCCGATCAGGCCATTGTTACTAGGGGCTGTTGACCTTTCGTGGTTGAATTTTGTTCAATCTGAACGGGTATTGATCGCGGCGCGGGGCATGCCGCTTAGCTATCCTAAGCAAATGACCCGTAACAAAGAGCAAGACTCGTTCAGATGAACCCTCTGGGCAGCATTTGTCGCTCATTTATCCAGCGTTAGGTCATGGTTCATGTAGAGCGCTACACTTCACATGACCTGCCTTGACTCAATGCACGACAAATTGCTGCAAAAAACATCACGAAAGGTCAACAGCCCCTAAGGATTTTAATACCTTACTTGATATCTATACTGATGATGAACTTAAATGATGGAACGATAATTTTATGACTAAGATTTATGCCATATGTGGCTTTATTGGCTCAGGAAAGACAACATATGCGAAAACACTGGCGGAAAAGTGTGGTGCGTTTCGCTTTTCTATCGATGAATGGATGCTCCCGCTATATGGCGAGCACATGGAACGGGATGTGTTTGACCATCGTCTGTCAACGCTAAAAGGGCTATTCGAAGACGCAGCATTACAGCTTTTCTCCTTGGGTACGCCAGTCATTTTCGACTTTGGACTTTGGACCAGTTCTGAACGCCAAGCTTTTAGAAACTGGGCATCCAGTATCGGAGTGGATCATGAAATTCACTACTTGGATGTCAGCTTTGATATCTGCAAACAGCGGGCACTTGCTCGTAATTCGGAACGAGAAGGAAAATCTTACGAAATGACCCCGGAAATGTTGGATTTATTCTGGTCTAAATTTGAAGTGCCAAATCCAGATGAAAATGTGGTTTGGGTGCAGACAACCTAACCAATCTCTCTGACTTATTACTCCCTCCCGATCAATCGACAGTCACCAACCGATGCGCATGTCAAACTCATTGATTATATCCGTCCATCACCAGTACATTTGCTTATTCGAGGACACGTCCAATAACTAGCAGCAAGTACATGACATGCTGCGCATTTTCATCGGCTACTTATAACATTTGGTTGATAAACCAGACAACTATCGTCATTTTGTACTCAGTGTCAGTACCTTTAACACGTTCAGGCTGTAAGGGAAGTTATGTCTCAAAAATTAAGTATTATTCTATTGTCGACACTGATCACTGCATGTTCCAGTGGAACAGTTGGTGGATTGTTACCAGCACCCAAAATATTGCATGGGAAATTAGAAGGCTTAACGTATACCTCACCACAAGGTGACTTAACAATCACAGCACCCGCTACAGAAGATCATGGGGAGTGGACCTACACGCAAGTGAAAGAGCATACTGAAAATACACCAGACCAAATGGATACTTATGTCGGATTTAAAACGCCTTATGACAGTCACCTTTATTCTGCTGAAGTGGTGAACTATAAGCACCTTCCTCCTCTCACTGACAAACAATTTTTACGATTTAAAAATGACAACTTAAAGCGAGTAATAAATGCCACAGAAGAGCGTTGGGGCAGCAAAGTTGAGCGACTCAATGAAACCAGCATTCATTGCGCCAACAATCAATCTTTCGCCTATACGATATTGAAACAAAAAATCACATCTTACGAACTCAATTTCGTAAAATACTATTTGATTTCTCTATCTTATCAAGGGAGTAGCGTGGCCATTGTTACGAGTGAACTGAATTTTGATTTAAGAAATGAACGTCCGCCTGAAGCCGATATAAAGAATGCAAAGTATACCAAGCATCGTGCATTTACCTGTTCTTTAAAATACGGTGCTGCTACCCACTAAAAAGCCACCAAGAAAATGCCGCTGATACTGATGTATAAAGCGGCAACTTTCTTTCTCACCTCACCGAATAGATAAAGCTCTCATCAAGACCGAGTTCGTGCTAGAATCGCGCGTTTTGTTCATTCAGCCGCGCCAAAATCACCAGAGGTCACTATGTCATTCGCGAAACTCGGACTCAGCACGCCCCTACTTCAAGCGATTAGTGAGCTTGGGTATCATCAGCCAACGACGATTCAGAGTCAGGCTATTCCTGTGATCCTACAGGAAAATGACCTCATTGCTGCGGCCCAAACCGGCACCGGTAAAACAGCAGGTTTTGTTCTCCCAATATTAAACAAACTCGCCCAAGGACAAACTCAGCGAAAAAAACGCATTCGGGCTTTGGTCTTGGTCCCTACTCGTGAGCTGGCAATACAGGTCGCGGAGAAAATTACCCAATATGGCAAATATCTCCCCCTGACATCACTTGCAGTTTATGGCGGTGTTGATGACAAACCACAGAAACAACGCCTCATTGAAGGTGTTGATATACTGGTGGCGACACCAGGACGACTCCTCGATCTGTATCACCAACGGGCAGTGTACTTCGAAGAAGTCGAAGTGTTAGTCCTTGATGAAGCAGACCGAATGCTGGATATGGGATTTATCGACGATCTCAATAAAATTCTTGATCGGCTGCCAGAAAATATTCAACACTTATTATTCTCTGCGACGTTATCCCACAAAGTCCGCGATCTCGCCAAGACCGCCGTCCATCATCCGCACGAAATTAGCATCGCAGCAAATCAGGCTTCCAAGCCCAATATCGAACAGTGGCTAATCACTGTTGATAAAGACAAAAAATCAGCGCTGCTGGCCCATCTGATTCAAGAAAACCAATGGGATCAAGCACTGATCTTTATTGAAACCAAACATGGTGCCGCCAAACTGGTGGCTCAGTTGGAAAAACGAGGCATTCAAGCCGAAGCTTTTCATAGCGGTCGTAGTCAGGCCATCCGAGCCAAACTGCTGGAAAACTTTAAAAACGGCCAAATCAAATATATGGTAGCAACCGGTGTGGCAGCACGAGGCATCGATATTGATTCACTGCAACGAGTCATCAACTACGATCTACCTTTCCCTGCGGATGAATACGTTCACCGCATCGGCCGGACCGGAAGAGCCAATGCATCCGGTGAGGCTATTTCTTTTGTGTCTAAAGACAATTTTAAAAATTTGTGCATGATTGAAAGCCGTCTCGGTCACTTAATCGAGCGCAGAGACGTTGCCGGGTTCGAACCAAAAAAACCGGTCCCTATCTCTATTCTAAACTATGTGCCTAAACATAAACGGACGGATGCTTAAACAGTGCAACTGATATTCAATCCAACGTTTCAACCGATCGTGCCATTAACCATCAGCGACCCAGTTTCAACTTATATGAGGAATGCCCTGTGAGCCAGTTACCTTTTTCTTCTCTGCCTTTATCTCCGGAACTGTTGCAGAGCCTTGACACCCTTGGCTATACCCATATGACGCCGATTCAAGCGCAAAGTCTGCCTTTTCTGCTTCAGGGAAAAGATATTATCGGACAAGGAAAAACCGGATCGGGCAAAACCGCAGCATTTGGCCTCAGCTTATTACATAATCTGAATGTGAAACGCTTTCGCGTACAGTCACTGGTTCTGTGTCCTACTCGCGAATTGGCGGATCAAGTTGCCAATGAAATCCGTTCACTGGCAAAAACCGTACACAATATTAAAGTGCTGACGCTCTGCGGTGGCATGCCGATGGGACCACAAATCGGCTCTCTCGCTCACGGCGCGCATATTTTGGTTGGCACTCCGGGACGCATGCTCGACCATTTACAAAAGGGGCGCATCGACTTATCAGAATTAAATACCTTGGTCTTGGATGAAGCAGATCGGATGCTGGAAATGGGCTTTCAAGACGCGCTGGATGCGATTATTGACCACGTGCCGTCTCAACGACAAACATTGCTGTTCAGTGCCACATTTCCGACGCAGATTCAGTCAATTGCGCAGCGGATCATGCACGCACCAGAGTGGATCAAAGTCGAATCGACCCATGATAATACCTCCATTCATCAGGCATTCTATCAAGTCGGTGGGGATGAAGATCGCTTACAGGCTCTAAAAAAGCTGCTACTTGCTCATCAACCGGAATCGACGGTTATTTTCTGCAATACCAAACGTGAGGTTCAAGAGATTGCGGATACTCTCGACCACGACGGTTTCAGTGTCATCGACTTACATGGCGATCTGGAACAGCGGGAGCGAAATCAATCGTTAGTTCAGTTTGCCAATAAAAGTGTGTCGATTCTCATTGCAACCGACGTCGCGGCGCGTGGTCTGGATGTTGACCAACTCGACATGGTCATTAACTACCGCCTGTCACGTGACCCTGAAGTCCATGTTCACCGAATCGGGCGGACAGGCAGAGCAGGCAGCAAAGGCATGGCATGTAGTTTATTCAGCGCCAACGAAGGCATTCGGGTTGCTCAGATCGACGAATACATGAATACACCGATTGATCCGGTTGCACTACCGACTGACGAGGTACTCAACCGCTCACCATTTCAACCCCAGATGGTTACCATTGAGATTTCCGGTGGTAAGAAACAAAAAGTCCGTGCCGGCGATATTCTCGGCGCCCTCACCGGTCAGCAAGGCATTGAAGGGAAACAAGTTGGAAAAATTAATCTCTTCGATATGCGGGCTTATGTAGCTGTACACAAAAGTGTCGGCAAGAAAGCAGTGAAAAAGTTAGAAAATGGCAAAATCAAAGGGCGTTCTTTCAGAGCACGAATCATCAAGTAAGAAAATATCACCATAAAATTGAGATAATATTTACCTGATAGATTCATCCCGATGAGTTTATTATTCTCTGCCATGATTCGAATATCCCGGTATTGGATTTATACCGGGATATTGAGATGCTGATGATCCAATGGATATGAGTACAAAAAACTCGCAATTCAGATCATGCAGAAATAAAAAGCACTGCCCCTCTATTCCGATAACTTTCCATAGCTGTTATGAATTCCCGAAGAACCCACTAAAGTGTCTGTCCTTATAACGTCTTGAACTCCCGAAGAGTCCGCTAAAGTGTCTGTCCTCATAATTTAAAGTGTCTGTTCTCATAATTTGTCTTCATAACTTCGTTGGACACAACAGGCGCTTTATGAGTAAAGTAATTGATCACAAACGCCTAACCAATACCCGACTCTTTTACTAGGTTAAGTATGGTACACTAATGCAAACTTCCCACCGTAACATTACGTTAGGCAAACCCAATTTATAATCAAATAGAAAAAATCCAGAGGTACTTATGAAAAAGTCCAACCCACGACTGACGTTACGTGTGATTGAAAAGAGTGATTACGATGGGCTCGCCGAGCTCATGGATCTCGTCTTTCCTGATGTAGGTGGGGCATGGCCAAAAATGACTATTATGGATCTGATTCACCAATTTCCAGATGGACAGATCTGTATTGAAGACAACGGAAAAATTGTTGCCGCAGCACTGACGATCAAAGT
This region includes:
- a CDS encoding FdhF/YdeP family oxidoreductase yields the protein MSYKKYSGSAGGWGALKATTQHLFKSENVAKNISNLLSTNQDHGFDCPGCAWGEKGVPGRFRFCENGAKAVNWEATSRRVGREFFAQYSVEWLNKQTDYFLEYQGRLSEPMSYNPETDHYEPICWDDAYEMIASYLNLLNDPNQAEFYTSGRTSNEAAFVYQLLVRRFGTNNFPDCSNMCHEATSYALGKSIGIGKGTVTIDDFGKADAIFLFGQNPGTNHPRMLETLSDAYRRGAKVVAFNNLKERGLERFTNPQHSLEMISNSSTPTTSHYFMPKLGGDMAVVRGIVKVLLGYHQAAVQRGESVFDLAFIEQHTQGLSAYLEQVEATPWAAIIQQSGLTQDEIIQVADIYLHAERRIVTWAMGITQHKHSVAIIEELVNLQLLFGQIGKPGAGLCPVRGHSNVQGDRTVGINDHPPQALLNNIEKVFGFHPPQAHGHNVHHALQAMARGDSKVFIGLGGNLVAAAPDTARVAQAMGQCELTVHIATKLNRSHVNPGKASLILPCLGRTDIDMQASGEQRVTVEDSFSMVHASSGRVDMSEESIRSEVAIIVGIAKATLGAYNPVDWQSLADNYDRIRDLIEQTIPGFDNFNQRLDIPGGFYLGNSARELNWKTVSGKAEITANRLPQHILSFDPQSMTDKPVFILQTMRSHDQYNTTVYGYDDRYRGVRGERQVIFLNPKDIELLGLKPEERVDIETIWTDDVQRKIYNFKVVPYQIPQGNVAAYFPEANALIPLDSKGDWSDTPTSKMVAVVLVPTQNQPLLIQ
- the dbpA gene encoding ATP-dependent RNA helicase DbpA; its protein translation is MSQLPFSSLPLSPELLQSLDTLGYTHMTPIQAQSLPFLLQGKDIIGQGKTGSGKTAAFGLSLLHNLNVKRFRVQSLVLCPTRELADQVANEIRSLAKTVHNIKVLTLCGGMPMGPQIGSLAHGAHILVGTPGRMLDHLQKGRIDLSELNTLVLDEADRMLEMGFQDALDAIIDHVPSQRQTLLFSATFPTQIQSIAQRIMHAPEWIKVESTHDNTSIHQAFYQVGGDEDRLQALKKLLLAHQPESTVIFCNTKREVQEIADTLDHDGFSVIDLHGDLEQRERNQSLVQFANKSVSILIATDVAARGLDVDQLDMVINYRLSRDPEVHVHRIGRTGRAGSKGMACSLFSANEGIRVAQIDEYMNTPIDPVALPTDEVLNRSPFQPQMVTIEISGGKKQKVRAGDILGALTGQQGIEGKQVGKINLFDMRAYVAVHKSVGKKAVKKLENGKIKGRSFRARIIK
- a CDS encoding DUF3750 domain-containing protein; this translates as MFRSLLIVFVMIGMMSCSGGDWRTASREPAGIAPEPEQEKGAVIEVYAADAFGWRGWFAVHTWIALKPENAPVYTVYEVIGWRLKQGRSVLTEYQTKHPDRYWYGAKPEKVLSIQGKKASQLIPEIAAAIEFYPWADEYTLFPGPNSNTFPAWVGLQVPALGLKMPFRAIGSGYAN
- a CDS encoding DEAD/DEAH box helicase, which gives rise to MSFAKLGLSTPLLQAISELGYHQPTTIQSQAIPVILQENDLIAAAQTGTGKTAGFVLPILNKLAQGQTQRKKRIRALVLVPTRELAIQVAEKITQYGKYLPLTSLAVYGGVDDKPQKQRLIEGVDILVATPGRLLDLYHQRAVYFEEVEVLVLDEADRMLDMGFIDDLNKILDRLPENIQHLLFSATLSHKVRDLAKTAVHHPHEISIAANQASKPNIEQWLITVDKDKKSALLAHLIQENQWDQALIFIETKHGAAKLVAQLEKRGIQAEAFHSGRSQAIRAKLLENFKNGQIKYMVATGVAARGIDIDSLQRVINYDLPFPADEYVHRIGRTGRANASGEAISFVSKDNFKNLCMIESRLGHLIERRDVAGFEPKKPVPISILNYVPKHKRTDA
- a CDS encoding FAD-dependent oxidoreductase, with the protein product MVNIMIDGSTYTVDPNQTLLNATRTCGVPLPSLCDTDAADSIHQHCKLCEVDILGTGIVPACQQMPVEGMVVTTTSNHLSERRKKHLQDILSQPNIICSEPPCQTACPAHVDIQQYLAFIAQGNYQQAIAVIKKTLPMPLSIGRVCPAFCESGCQRQQLDEPLAIRQLKRHAADHDLAAFQSYLPERKAEKHKKVVIVGAGPGGLSCGYFLTNEGYDVTILEAMPQAGGWLRYGIPEYRLPKAILDQEIELMCRHGMTIKTNQRLGKDFLLSSLSDDYDAVCLAIGASQASGMAYPGSDLDGCYLGVDFLKDHMLDQRCTVGQNVAVIGGGNTAIDCARTALRLGAQATIIYRRSREEMPAEDYEIEEAEHEGVQFYFLTNPAENIADQHGRVCQVKLEKMALGEPDASGRRRPQPTGEYITESFDTVISAISQQTDVSFLDDDDITLPLSRYQTIDVNEDNMFSGSRNIFAIGDFRRGPATAVEAVADGRKAAYGIDCFLGGDMEKLYTESFRERNITRSHLIRPEHIKKLKNELRSIVQGDTQEQRDQALAQAMQHILRAKMPELTLAERQHNFKEVETGFTDQVAMNEARRCLSCGCPDGNDCKLRHYATEYHVDKSLLPHSDCA
- a CDS encoding AAA family ATPase, whose protein sequence is MTKIYAICGFIGSGKTTYAKTLAEKCGAFRFSIDEWMLPLYGEHMERDVFDHRLSTLKGLFEDAALQLFSLGTPVIFDFGLWTSSERQAFRNWASSIGVDHEIHYLDVSFDICKQRALARNSEREGKSYEMTPEMLDLFWSKFEVPNPDENVVWVQTT